In Nicotiana tabacum cultivar K326 chromosome 10, ASM71507v2, whole genome shotgun sequence, the DNA window TTGCTTCTTATTTTGGTAGCCAATGGCTTCTTGAAAGCATGTTATCAACCCACTCAATCGCACAGGCTTTGCTAACACGTGATCCACAATTCCAGCTGATTTGAGCTCATCTCTCTCCATAGTGCTCATACATAACAGACAAATTTTTGGATGCTTTCCCAAAGCAGTAGTTGAGCCATTTGGTCTGAGCTCTTTCAACATATTACAAAGTGTAAGAGAAGTTTCCTTATCCCAACTATCGTTGTCAACAAAAACCACAGCTAAATGTCCCAATGCACTGCAAAACAAGCAAAAATTCAACTGAATGAATCAATAATGCCAACAGCATTAAATAACAGCACGTTGAAGATCTACATCACTCATTTAATCAGTTATGTTACAgaccaaaaacaaaaatgaaaatgcTCACTTTCAATGACTTAAAACTTTTAGATGCAAGCAGTTCATACAATTCAAATGGTTCCAAGTAAGCAGAAGTCCTAGGTTCGAGTCTTTCACTCATCAACAAAAAACTTCTACACGCTTGGCTCAAGCCCGTACATCAGGGGTTGTCTTGCAGAtttgaaataactaaataaacaTATCGACTCTCTGATAGCTTAAGCATTTAGTCTAGGGAATTCACATAATTCAACAAGTTTCAAGTTGGACATCTTGCAGGTTATTTGACCTGAATTATGTTACAGATACTTTAGTATAATATACCCTATGTGCCTAACTTTCCAGAATAAGTAATCGGAGGTAAAAGAAACTCAAGATGGGTAGTGACAATGTTGTGATGCAGTAAAGACTATTTACCCATtctttaaaaggtaaaaaatttcGACACCATATTAACTGAAATGCATGGATCGAATTTAGAAAGACATGTTAAGCAGAAGTTCTACTTTCTATCTACTTATGCATCTGATACTTCAGACCTCTATCAATTTTGCCTCTTATTACCTAGTATTAGAGTAACTAGAGAGATATGAGCATGCCGAACGCATCGTTGAAGTTATGTTGACGCATATTCCCAGTCTCTGCAGATGGTATCTTGTGACCTCTGCTCGAATGCTTTTATCATCAATTACCAATGCTCTTAAACCACGAAACTCTGAAACAGCTGGATCGTACTGTTGCCATTTACGTTCTAATGAACCTTCTTCTCCTCTTGCAAAGGCAGCAGTGAATGAAAATGTACTCCCTGTGCCAGGTTCACTGAAAAAACCGATTTCTCCCCCCATGAGGTCCACCAAACGCTTGCTAATGCTCAATCCTATACCTGTTCCACCATATGTTCGAGATGTTGAACTGTCAGCCTGCATAAAAGGTGTGAAAATAAGGTCTTGTGCTTTAACAGGAATTCCCACGCCAGTATCTTCTATGGTCACTAACAACTTGATCTTTCCCACTTCTTCCTCTGTGCTGCTTAGCCTATCAAACTTTTGCCAACTTTGCCATCTGTCAACTACAGGAAACCCACTTAAGGTATTCCAAGATGCATTTGACCTTTCTTGAACAATGGTTAAGCTTTGTTTCAAGACTTCATCCGTCACATCATGAGGGTTGCTCACTTCATCAGCTAAATGTACCGTGACAAATATGTGCCCTTTGTCATTTGTGAACTGCAATATGAACAAGTAAGATCTTAGTGAAGTAAAAGTGATGAAACGAACAAGAACAACTACTACTACGCCTCAGTCACAAACAAAGTTGGGGTCGGCAATATAAATCCTCATTTCTTTCATTAAGCTCAACTCATATCagttaatgaactttaaaatcaGAAAATATTCACTTATATCACTGGTGAACTTGAATTATCTCCTGCAATGAATAGATATTAAACATAAATGCAAAAACTGATGATTTTTGAATGTTTAGCACATTAatatttttaaccttttaaatgTATGGAAAAATTTTATATACttggggtgtgtttggtatgaaggaaaatgttttcatggaaaatgagtggttttatcagTTATTTTCCCTTGGTTGGTTGGTGagcggaaaatattttctagtgtttggttagagagtataaaatatttttctatgctACTCTCCTCAATCCACCTTCCCCAACATCCTCATGTTgcatgcccccccccccccagcggACTCTATtttattcaagaatttaattattcttttcaaaatttacaCAAACCCAAAGGAACAAATGTGTTACTTTACTTTTTCACATAAGAACAACATTGAAATTTGAGCTCGAGAACCAAAAAGAAAATGcttttgtttggttgaaaaagaaagtatcatttctacaacatgaaaagaaagtattcgttttgttgaaatgaaagaaaatactttacatcatgaaaagaaagtactcgttttgttaaaatgaaagaaaatattttttctacatcaggaaaagaaaatacttagtttgttgaaatgaaaaaaatacttttttacatcatgaaaagaaagtattcgttttgttgaaaaaaaagaaaatacttttctacatcgtgaaaagaaagtactccttttgttaaaatgaaagaaaatattttttcgacattaggaaaagaaaatacttagtttgttgaaataaaaaaaaatactttttctacatcatgaaaagagagtactcgttttgttgaaatgaaagaaaatacttttctacaaccatgaaaagaaagtactcattttgttgaaaaaaagtatttttttctatttcaagaaaagaaaatactctttttgttaaaataaaagaaaatattttttcgacATCATGAAAAAAAGTACtctttttgttaaaatgaaagaaaatactttttctacatcattaAAAGAATATACTCATTATGTTAGAAATTAAAAAAAGTACTCTatttacaacatgaaaagaaagcaCTCTTAATAATATTTGTATTTAGGGTGGATGGTGGGCGAGGTTAGAGTGGGTGGGGTGTGGTggggggtaggggtaggggttGGGGTGGGTGGGGTTGCACATGTATTGGGGGTGAGATGGATGGGGTGGGTGGGGTTTGTGGGGATGGGGAATAGGGCGGATAATGTTGAAAAAGagtattgaaaaatatttttcgttcttttgatagggaaaacattttcctccaattggaggaaaatattttccaaaatattttagcCAACCATACATTagaaaattggaaaacattttctggaaaatattttccttcataccaaacacacccttatactaagttattttaaaattatttgttaAAATACATCTATACAATCATCCAAAAATGTTATTAACTGATAATTTCAACATGTTGGCTTTAGCATTCTAGTTTATATATTATTTGAGAAATGTTAATTGGGCATTTTATGGATGGtcattttcagattcaacaagcATTTTAAGTGGCACATAATAAATAACGTGATCTTCTGCTTCCATTATCAAACAAGTATGACATCTAATCATTTAAAGCATTCAATATAGGTACTGAATTGGTGGATTATCAAACAGCCCCTAATCTTTCTTGTAGAATCAATATCAGAAAAGGTGAACCAACCTTAATTGAGTTTCCAACTAGATTTGTAATTATCTGCCGGAACCGTCCTGGATCTCCGATAACAACTTCTGGGACTAGATCAGAAACATAAACAGCCAACTGTTTCCACGAAAATAACACAAAAACACAATGCATCAAGAATTAGCTAGAGCAATGACAGTaagaaaacacacacacacacagagggGATCGAAAAGAGTATGTGTTATGATATTGTACCTCAATCCCTTTTTTATGAGATCTTCCTGAGAAGAGTGATGAAACATTATCAAGTACAGCACGGAGATCAAAAGGAACAGCCTCCAGCTCAAGCCTTCCTGATTCAATCTTAGCCTGATCAAGAACCTCATTAATCAACGATATCAAATCTTTCCCACTAGCATGAGCGGTTTGTGCATAATCCAGTTGCGTAGGGTCAAGGTTTGTGTCCATGAGCATTTGAAGCATGCCTgtacaaattgaagaacttaTTATCAATATCTGAGCATATATGTAACTAGAATATCCCTTTTCCAGCTCCCTTTCTGTTAATTAAGTTcaaagttgtaaaattaaagcaTGTTAATTACCTAAAACACCATTCATTGGAGTCCTGATTTCATGAGAAACCGTTGCAAGAAACTGTAAAATGAAGGAAGGAGGTGAGTAGAAAAGAAAGGGTATTCAGAAGATGAAAAAAAGAAATGGATCTATTTTAAGAGGATAGGAAATTACTTCAGAACTATGTTATCATGCAACGAGTGAATGCAATGACATGACACCAAGAAAGTAAAACATAATCTGATTCATTAGGTAGATCAAACCTGAGATTTTGCTATATCGGCAGCCTCAGCACGATGTTTGAGTTCCATCATTTCCTGATACTGACCCTCAACTTCAACAATTCGGTTGATGGCAGCATGGAAGATGTGACCAACAAGCAGAGTGATAACGAGGACGCCAACAGATGCAGCTATTGCTGTCCAGGGTGGAGAAGGTTTCTGCTTGAACCTGTGATAAAAGTAAAGATAATTTTAAACTGGTAACACATTCATGGCGTTAAAGTTTACGTATAAGTGGACACTACAATTATGCGACCTGCAATGCATCTCGTGCTTCCTTGCTGGATCCCCAAAATCAAGGTTGCTAACATGCAGTAATCCCGTGTCGTTCTCATCCATGCCATACATTTGAATTGGAGCGAACTTGTTAGTTGTATCATAAACATTTACCACAATAGTTTGCTTGCTTGCAAGCTGATGCAGAAGCTTTTCGACTAATGATGGAACATCGTAGGAAGCACCAATGTACCTTTTCAAAGCAAAAGCAAAATGATTGAGAATTTAGGGATAAAAGACTTGAACACCACAAGGACAACATCAAGTGCTGTACTAGTAAATCCCAACTTTCTGGTGTGGAACTTACCCAACAGTAGCATTGATGCGTTGCACTGGGGTAGCATAAGGAGGGAGATGAGTATTATAGACCGCAAATGTAAGAACAACACCAAGGTGATTGGATTTCAATAGCTTAAAGGGTGACGTCAAAACCCCCTTGCCAGAAGCCCTTGCTCGCAAAATGTTCTCACGGTCTTCCtataaacaacaacaatatactaGCCTCAAGAAATAGCCAGGTTAACATAAGCACATAAGGAAGTTGCCTACAACTTGCAGATTGAGAATATAGGCTTATACACACAGACCAGAAAACGCGGAATTATTGATACTTACACATGAACTTCACAAGAAGACAAAGGCAACATGTTCAAATGGAGATATTGATTTAGGGAAAATCTCAAACAGGACATCATTGATGCCTAAACAGTTACACCTTTGATCAATGACATCAAGTTTGTCCAAAAgcatcactactagaaattttCCCTTTTCCACCGAGGATGGCAATGGGCTGGACTAGGTGGGAAAATCCATTGAGGGCAAGGTGGGGCCCATAATTTTGTCAATTCATTGTTTTTTGACTTTTGGCATGACTATTTGCTTCCTTAAACCTACCGAGGACATGACTTTGCTCcaacttaccgaggacatgaccatCGATAGAAAGGTGTGGAGGTCAAGAATTAGGATAGTGGGTTGATAGACAGTCTAGAGTTTAGCCTTGTCTTACCAGACaccagtagtagtagtagtagtagtactagTCGGGCATTTTCCTATTCCTAGTACCTTGTTTTTATACGGTGTGTTATTATTTTCAGTAGGATTGGCACTTTTCTTGTATTTCGTATCCCTGGATCTCTGTTATTACTCGTATTATTTGCTTCCATTGTCTTATTaccttgttgttgctattgtttctTGATTACTTCATTTTTACTGTTCTTGGGCCGGGGGTTGTTCGGAAACAGCCTTTCTAccttcataaggtaggggtaaggtctgcgtatacactaccttccccaaaccccacttatgggatttcactaggtttgttgttgtaaTAGTTGATGTTAAATAGTTTTTATTTAATAGAGTAAACTTTTACTTTCCTCCAAAGGATAGATGAATACAAGTAAAGGAAAAACAATATTATATGGTGGAAATATTACAAAAAGGTATAGTGAAAAACATATAATAAAAGAATTGGATTTtttcttgggggggggggggggggggttaagcattaagaaaattaatgaaaaacattAAAATGGCAAAAGGAGAAGAAAATCTAGTACAACGGGGCATCGAAGGACGGGGTGATTGGTAGCAGGTGAAGCTTTCACCATCCAAAACCGCCCTCACCCATTGTCATCCGTATTTATAACCCGCATACCGGAATAATCTATCTAAGCCAGTTTTACTACTAGAGTATGATATTCCATAAACTAgtaaaagaggaagaagaatttTTAACTAAGAATGCACACCTTTCCTGACATCATATCAATCGAGACGATATGGGAAACTGTTTGTTGTGAAAATATGACAGGTGCATATTCATCTTGATCAGGAGCAGGATCCAAGTTTGCAGGGATATAATCTTGCGCTAAAGTTTGGTCCTCGGATTCCATTTTCTTGATTGTCCACCCATGCAGCTTCTCAAACTCTTCTCTCTCTGAGTGACGAACCCTTAAAGCATAGGCAACACCACTTGTAAGTGGCCTCTCAAAAGCTGTTCTCTCGGTATATTCTTCAAAAGTTTTCTGTAGAACACAAGAACATAATATCATAGTTACTTTCAAAGTCCAAAGACAAACTCATACACTCTTTCAACTGCCCACTTTATCATGCTTTAACCTTTTCTCATTTTGTCATTTTTTGGCGGTGGGAGAGGGGGTGGTACAGAAACTTTGTCTAAATGATAGTTTCTGTTGATTTATTTCATATATAAAAACTGCAAGTTGCAGTTCCTAGTATAACTATTCCAGTTCACTCATTTAGCACGAGTTCTCTGATCGGATAAAGAGCATACCATATTGCTACAAAAAAGCCTAAGCCTGCTCCCGCCGAAGAGGGAAGGGGGCAAGGAAGAACACATATGATAAGAGTCAAAGCTAAATGAAAGATATAATCATACCTGGTCTATCGCAGAAGGTTGCTTTCCGTGGTGAAATGTGGAAACAAGAATAGCCAATGCATGAACATGGTTCATGCTTACGTTGAACTGGTCCTGCAACATTCGCGCTCGTTCGTCACACATGCTTGCCAGTGTTTCTTTCCTTCTCAATGCAATGTCTGCATTCATGTACCAATACAACCAGATGGCACTGATCACCCCAGCAGAGACAAAGATAACAAGAAGCTTTTTCCTCCACTTCCCACCAGTTCGAGAGGAAATCCGAGCTTGCTGCTGCTGCAACTGCTGTAGCGGATGAAGTTGTTGAGACAGTGGTTGCTGCTGAACGAAGCTGTGCTGTTGATTTTCCCCACATTTTGTACACAACTGAAGCATCTTCCAGCTGACCACAATCCCGAGAAGGACCCACCAGCATAGTTTTGTGAAACAGAAGGCAATACTATTACAATGATCTGGGTTATGATTCCCAACTTCTCTTATTTGTGATGCTTTCTGATATAAATGAACCACATAAAAACGGGGTGAGCGATCTAGATAATCACAGGGTTTACCAATCCAGCAAGCACTTCTTGAGGTTTAATATTCTCATTATTCAGACCACATGTTGAATACGCAAATTATTTACATGGAGAGGACAATTGACACATTAGAACAAAAGCATGTTGGAACTTCTTGCCATATACACATTAGTAGTAGTTAGAGTGCACGTGTACGTACAAATATGTGTACTAAAATCCGGATAATTCCAATCAGCAAGTCAGCCTTTAAATGATACAACTACTTCCTGGCCATAAAGTCCAATGTACAGAGAAGTAAGAATATACAGAGCCCCAATTAAGTAAACTATTAGTTTGTGCAAAGACTTCATGAACATAACCAACTAAATCGAGATGGAATTTTCCTCAACCGCAAGGCAAAGATTTTAAAGATCAATTTCTAATCACTCATAAGGGCTCACCTTTTGAAAGAACTGAGGGTCTGCTGAGACTAGTGAAGATAAACGATGCAAAACAAATGGCAACGACTTGTCATCTAGTGAAATGTCACTATTTCTCAGTGCATCCTCATCTGGAACTGGGCACTGGCCTTTTGCTTGAAAGTTCTCTACGGCCATCTCATATTGCTGCTCGTACTTCAGATTCTCTGAACCTAGCACCTTGAGAAGGCAAGTAATGGTAGTACTCATAGGCATTTCCTGCCCAGGACCTTTTGAGCATTTCAAGGATGAAATCTACACAGTTAAGATCACTGAGGTCAATTATATAAACAGAGATATCTAATCGTTAAGCATAAGAAAGGGAACAGCATGAAAAGAtgacctctttttttcttttcccttcaacaactattttctttttgataatTCAGAAATCAAATATTAGAAAAGTCTCTAAGGTAGTACCGAAAAAAAGGAGCAGTAAAAGTGACATTCAAGTAATACAACACGTCAAGCCATGCTTATCATGTTATTCCAGAACTTCAGGTTACATTTCTAAAGCTGCCATCCAAAGTAGAAAGCAATAGCTATATTTCCTATGGCAAAACTCCCTTCATTAATTTTGCCCATCTCTTTTCTACTCACTCATCTCTTCTCCCTTTTCCCCAGCCAAGCCTGAAACGTTTGTTTTGTATATGATGTTAAATTTACAGGAGCTAAGGTGAGTGCGCTTATGAGTTCCAAATTTACTCTACAAACTAGCTAACTTTAATGAACTAGAGGAAGTTCTCAAAGATACCTTCTGAAGGTGTTTAAAGTATTTGATTTTTCTAATCAAGATGTTAAGTGAGggatatttattttgaattttaatttcTGCCGACAATTTTTTGTTACATGTTGGAATAAGCAAACAATCGGTGGCTTCAGAAGGCAATGCAATGCAACAAATTTTGGTAGGTCATTAGAGACATGTTATTACCTAAGACCTAATTTTGGTTTTTCACCTTTTAAGGAAATCGCAATTCCAAACTGCTTTCCCATTTGCAAAAATGAGAATATAACCATAAGAGCCACACCATTACACATTAGCAATGTAGGAGGGGCAAATTCCAGCTGCATATTGATTTACGGAAGGAAGCTTTCTTCAATGATTGGAATGCCTATAATTGGAGTAAATCTTTTACGAAGTATCAAACACTTCCAACCAAGTTCAAACATTCACCTTGCCTATCTGATCTACAGGGTGCTaactgaaaaatgaaaataagtgAAATTTCAATGAATAAAAGTGAGTGTGTCTACTTAACTCCATGCAAACAGTAACAAACAAAAGGCAAGAAGAAGGAACAAATTGACGGAAGGGAAATGCTGGATGCCCACATCCACGATTATACCGGGAGAACTTAGGAACTCTTTTCCCAATTTGAAACCAGCACCTTAACAAATACCAGCACCTTAATAAATATGAATAGCTTGCGGGTTTCCTTAAAATGCCATAAGGTTTCACTCAGATGAAAGACTCTCAGCAGTTAAGATCAAACACGGAAAGTCTGCAACTTAACCCCATATAGCtaaatttttttaaatgtaaTTGAATTAGCTCTCACTACATCTGCAATCTTCTAAATTTTCCTTCTCCTTGCAGAAAATTTTACTAGTTGTGACAGAACAGAATATAAACATAGCAGCAACTATTCAAATGTCAAAAGAAAAGGACATCAAAAGCATTCAAAGTAACTGCAGGATACCTGATCTTTTTCAAAGAATAAGGTAGCTAAAGCTTGAATTTGCTGCTTGGTGACATTGAAATGTTCTAGAAGAAAATAAGATTTATCTTCATTTGGTTCTGAAATCTCCTGCTTCCAACTATAAACCACACCATTTAAGCTAATAACCAACCAAACAAATCCAATTCCAAAGAAAATGAGCCACAAAAACAAAAGCTTTCTTTGCCAACTCCACCCACAATTTGGTCCTTGCAAAGACTCTTT includes these proteins:
- the LOC107779667 gene encoding histidine kinase 2-like; translation: MSFSALSGFALKLSRHFLKICRWILLKMSINCKLLGMNGSFSSSFRLKKAKESLQGPNCGWSWQRKLLFLWLIFFGIGFVWLVISLNGVVYSWKQEISEPNEDKSYFLLEHFNVTKQQIQALATLFFEKDQISSLKCSKGPGQEMPMSTTITCLLKVLGSENLKYEQQYEMAVENFQAKGQCPVPDEDALRNSDISLDDKSLPFVLHRLSSLVSADPQFFQKKASQIREVGNHNPDHCNSIAFCFTKLCWWVLLGIVVSWKMLQLCTKCGENQQHSFVQQQPLSQQLHPLQQLQQQQARISSRTGGKWRKKLLVIFVSAGVISAIWLYWYMNADIALRRKETLASMCDERARMLQDQFNVSMNHVHALAILVSTFHHGKQPSAIDQKTFEEYTERTAFERPLTSGVAYALRVRHSEREEFEKLHGWTIKKMESEDQTLAQDYIPANLDPAPDQDEYAPVIFSQQTVSHIVSIDMMSGKEDRENILRARASGKGVLTSPFKLLKSNHLGVVLTFAVYNTHLPPYATPVQRINATVGYIGASYDVPSLVEKLLHQLASKQTIVVNVYDTTNKFAPIQMYGMDENDTGLLHVSNLDFGDPARKHEMHCRFKQKPSPPWTAIAASVGVLVITLLVGHIFHAAINRIVEVEGQYQEMMELKHRAEAADIAKSQFLATVSHEIRTPMNGVLGMLQMLMDTNLDPTQLDYAQTAHASGKDLISLINEVLDQAKIESGRLELEAVPFDLRAVLDNVSSLFSGRSHKKGIELAVYVSDLVPEVVIGDPGRFRQIITNLVGNSIKFTNDKGHIFVTVHLADEVSNPHDVTDEVLKQSLTIVQERSNASWNTLSGFPVVDRWQSWQKFDRLSSTEEEVGKIKLLVTIEDTGVGIPVKAQDLIFTPFMQADSSTSRTYGGTGIGLSISKRLVDLMGGEIGFFSEPGTGSTFSFTAAFARGEEGSLERKWQQYDPAVSEFRGLRALVIDDKSIRAEVTRYHLQRLGICVNITSTMRSACSYLSSYSNTSALGHLAVVFVDNDSWDKETSLTLCNMLKELRPNGSTTALGKHPKICLLCMSTMERDELKSAGIVDHVLAKPVRLSGLITCFQEAIGYQNKKQVTRGKPSTLGSLLTGKHILVVDDNAVNRRVAEGALKKYGAIVTCVDSGKAALAHLNPPHKFDACFMDLQMPEMDGFDATRQIRSLENIYNEKVDSGELLPSMSTKVAHWHTPILAMTADVIQATNEECMKCGMDDYVSKPFEEGQLYSAVARFFESG